AATGGGCAATTACGATTGCGAAGTTCGCTTTCTGCTTCGTACCTGTCCTTTACATCCTCCTTTTAATCCCGATGGAACGTCGTGGCGCGGGCTTCATGCAAGACCGTCAGGGCCCGAACCGCTCCTACATCAAGATCCCGTACTTCGGCAAGATCCGCTTACTCGGTTACGTGCAGAACATGTGCGACGGTACGAAGCTCTTCTTCAAGGAAATGTTTGCACCTGCTGGCGTGAACAAGCTCCTTTACTATGTAGCTCCGGCAATCCCGTTCGCTATCGTGTTCCTTTCTCCGTGCGTAATCCCGTGGTTTGGACCGATGATCTTTGACTGGGGTGGCGAAACGGTTCGCATTGCAGGTTCCATCATCGATTCCGATGTGGGCGTGCTCTTGCTCTTCGGTTTCTCCTCGATCTCGGCTTACGGTGCCATGCTCGCTGGTTGGGCTTCCAAGTCCAAGTACAGCTTCTTGGGCGCTCTCCGTACGAGCTCGATGACCATCAGCTACGAAGTCTGCCTCGGACTTTCGCTCATGGGCATTTTGCTCCTCGCCGGTTCTTTCAACCTCACGGACATTGTGCAGTGGCAGGAAAATCACGTGTGGGGCATCGTTGCCCAGCCGGTCGCATTCTTCTGCTTCCTCATTGCAAGCATTGCTGAAACGGGCCGTGCTCCGTTCGACGTCGCTGAAGGTGAACCTGAACTCGTCGCCGGTTACCATACGGAATATGGCGCTATGCAGTTCGGTCTCTTCTACATGGGCGAATACTCGCACATCTGCATCAACAGCTTCCTCATTGCAACACTGTTCCTTGGCGGTTATGCAGTTCCGTTTGTGACGACCGAAACGATGCAGGAACACATGGGCGGCTCCCTTGCCATTCTCTGTGGTGTGCTCGCTTTCATCGCTCTCGCTTTCCTCCACATGATTTACCGCTATTCCAGAAAGCTCAAGGCAACGAATCTTACAAACCGCTTTGAAATTCTCAAGGAATACAAGCTTTACAAGATTGTGGCCTGGGTCGCTGCCGCTGCATTTATTGCTCTCGGTGTTTGCGCCTGGTTCTTCTACAATCCTGAAAACTTCGTGGTGAACGGTCTCGCTGTCGGTAGCTTTGCAACCGCAGTCGGTACGGCCCTCATCCACTTGCTCGTACTCGTGGCAAAGAGCCTCATCTTCTGCTGGGTCTGGATTTGGGTCCGCTGGACGCTCCCGCGCTTCCGCTATGACCACGTGATGCACCTCGGCTGGAAGATTATCTTGAATATCGCCCTCATCAACCTCGTGGTGACTGCGGTCATTGCAAAACTTTTAGGGGGTAACTAATGCGCGTTATTAAGCAAAAACCGATGACCGTCATCGAACGCCTTTACATTTTCGAGGCGATTCGCGGTCTGTGGACAACCCTTAAGCATGCGGCTCGTGGCTTGTTCCGCTATGAAGAACTTCCGACGATTTCTTATCCGGAAGGTCAGCCCGAAATCCGCAATACCTACCGTGCCAAGCACCGCTTGATGCTTCGCCCGGATGGTACGCCTCGCTGCGTGGCCTGCGGCATGTGCGCTGCGGCTTGCCCTGCTCACTGCATCTTCATTGAAGCAACGCAGAGCGATGACCCGCGTATCGAAAAGCGCGTAATGCGCTTTGACATCGATCACCTGACTTGCGTGTTCTGCGGTCTTTGCGCAGAAGCTTGCCCGGTCGATGCCCTTCGCATGGATACGAAGCAAATCATTTTCGAACACCGTTCCCGCGAAGACTTTGTGGCACACCTTTACGATCTCACCAACTGGGATCCGAAGGATTACCCGAATGACGAACAGAGCCAGATGGCTCCGGGCGGTACAAAGAATGCCGAGGCCCGCAAGGTCTGGGGCATGGAGGTCAAATAATGCTTGCATTGATTTATTTCATTGTCCTCGCAGTGATCGCAGTCGGCAGTGCCGTTTGCGTGCTCCTCTCTAGACACCCGCTTTATGGCGCCCTTTCGCTGGTCGCTTCGATGGTGTCCCTTGCCGGTATCTACGGCCTTCTCGGAAGTCCGTTCCTCGGTGTCGTGCAGATCATGGTCTACGCAGGAGCCATCATGATGCTCCTCACGTTCGTGATTATGGTCTTGAATGGCGCCCGTGACTCCCACACGCCGATGTTTGACAAGGTTTCGCTCTTTGTGATTCCTGCCGTCATCGTGCTTGCCGGTCTCGTGGGCTTTGCCCTCGTCCGCGCCCCGATCGCCTTTGATGCTGCAACGGTTCGCGGTTCTGTGGCAATCACTTCCAAGACTCTCTTTGATGTAGCTCAGAACGGCCCGGGTTACTTCGTGCTTTTCGAAGTCCTCGGTGTGCTTCTGCTTTCTGCCATGGGTGCCGCAGTGCTTCTCGCCAAGAAGCGCCTTGGTTCTGTGGAATCCGAAAAAACGGAGGATAAACACTAATGGAACTCCAAGCTATATATGTTCAGATCTTGGCCCTGGTCATTTTCGCCATCGGCCTCATGGTCGCGGTCTCTCGCCGCAATGTGTTCTTTGTGCTGATGGGCGTTGAACTTGCCCTGAACGCCGTGAACCTCTCCTTCGTGGGCTTTGCAAAGACTCTGCCTGCGGAGGCAAGCATTGTGGGCCAGGTGGTTCCGCTGTTCTCCATCGCAGTCGCTGCAGCTGAAGCTTGCGTCGGCCTTGCCATGGTCATCCTCATTTTCCGCAACCGTGAAAGCGTTGACGCCGACACGTATTCTAACATGAAGGGGTAATAAGCAATGATTTCTCTTGGTTTGATACCTCTCTTCCCGCTGTTGGGATGCATTATCCTCGGTGCTATCGCCGTCATTTCTTCGGGTAGCAAGAAGGGCCCTGCTGAAGGTTTCGTTGGAACGCTCGCAGTCCTCTTCCCGGCACTCTCCTTTGCTGGTGTTGCTCTCCTTTCGCTCAACATGCCGGAAGGCGGCGTCCGTGAAACGCTCTGCAACTGGATTGACATTCCGATGTTCCGCGTGGATATCGGATTCCTGTTCGATGGTCTTTCCCGCATCATGCTCCTGTTCGTGACTGGCATTGGCTCTCTCATCGCTCTCTACTCGATCGGTTACATGCACGGCGACCGCGGCTTTGCCCGTTACTTCGCCTACATCAACCTCTTCTTGTTCAGCATGATCGTGCTCGTGCTCTCGGACAACTTGCTCCTCACGTTCCTCGGTTGGGAAGGCGTGGGTCTCTGCTCCTACCTCCTCATCGGTTTCTGGAACAAGGATATCAAGAATTGCCATGCCGCTAACAAGGCTTTCATCGTGAACCGCGTGGGCGATATCGGCTTCTTGCTCGGTATGCTCTGCCTCGTGACGATCGGTGGCTCTGCTATCCTCAACTACGATGTGCTTACGAACTTCATCAGCATGGTCATCAATGGTAACCACGTTGACTTGATCGTTCCGGTTCTTTCTATCGCTGGTATCCTCTTCTTCATCGGTTGCACGGGTAAGTCCGCTCAGATTCCGCTCCTTACCTGGCTTCCGGATGCTATGGCGGGTCCGACTCCGGTTTCTGCCTTGATCCATGCCGCAACGATGGTGACTTCTGGCGTCTATTTGCTCGCCCGTCTTGGCAGCATGTTTGCTCTCCTCCCGGTGGTGCTCGACATTATCGTGGTGGTCGGTATGCTCACTGCTTTCTGGGCTGCTGTTGCAGGTCTCTTCCAGAACGACATAAAGAAGGTTCTTGCTTATTCTACCATTAGCCAGCTCGGTTACATGTTCATGGCTTCTGGTGTTTGCGCCTTTGACGCTTCTATCTTCCACGTGTTTACGCACGCCTTCTTCAAGGCGGCGCTCTTCCTTGGCGCTGGTGCCGTGATTCACGCTCTCTCGGGCGAACAGGACATGCGCAAGATGGGTGGCCTTTTGAAGAAGACTCCGGTGACTGCCTGCGTGATGATCTTTGCGTTCCTCGCGATTGTCGGCTTCCCGGGCTTCTCCGGTTTCTGGTCCAAGGACTTGATTCTCGAAAAGATTTTCATGAGTGGCACGATGGGCCAGGCTGTTTACGTCGTGGGCCTCATTACGGCTGTGATTACCGCTGTCTACATGGGTCGCCTCATTATCCTTACGTTCTTCGGTAGCTACCGCGGTTCCAAGGAAAGTGAAGAACACATCCACGAAGCTCCGGCTGTCATGCTCATCCCGATGGTGATTCTCGCCTTCGGTGCTGTGTTTGCCGGTTACCTTTGGGCTGATTCCATCGGCATCAAGTTCTTTGCTGAAACGCTCGCTCCGGTCGTTGGCGCCGCCCAGGCTTACAACACTCCGGCTGTGGTTGCTCACGTGAACCCGGTGGTCTTTGCTGCTCTCGGTACGGTGGCAGCCCTCCTCGGTATGTTCATCGCTTACAAGATTTACGCTAACGCCCGTATCCCGGCTGCTAAGGGTAGCTCCGCTCCTGAAGGTGGCAAGGCTACGTGGACGTTCCTGTTCGATTCCATCCACAAGTACGTGGGTATCATCCCGGTTAACGTGCTTGCATGGATCTGCGATGTCGTTGTCGACAAGATTCTCGCGGCTGCCCAGTGGACGATTGGTGCAATCGCAACGATTCTCGGTGACGGCGCCGCCTCGTTCCAGGTGCGCAAGGTTCGCCTCCAGATTGCCCTTAGCATTCTTGGGCTGGTGGCGTTGTTGGCTATTGTTATTTTGACTGGAGGTACTCTCTAATGCTGTTACATCTCCTTGTCCTCGCCCCGTTCGTCGCCGCCATCCTCATGGTGATGACGTCCAAGGAAGACTCCAAGTCTTCTTCCCGCCTTGCCATTCTGATGGGCATTGGCTTTACCGCCATGTCTGTCGCCTTGATTGCTGGCGGTAGCGTTTCGACGGAAGCTATTGAATGGTTCCAGATTCCTGGTTGCAAGGGACCTGTTTACTACTACCTCACGAGTCACGGACTTGCCTCCTGGATGGTGTTCCTCTCCAGCGGCCTTTCTCTCGTGGCTTTGATTTCTGCACGTGCAATTACTTGCAGAAGCTATCGCAACTTCGCTATCGGCATCTTCTCCTTGATGGGCGCCATGAACGGCACCTTCCTTGCAGCTGATGCTGTGCTCTTCTTCTTCTTCTTCGAAGCCATGGTGATTCCGGCTGCGGTTCTCATCGCTGGTTTTGGCGGCAAGGACAGAATGAAGGCCGCGATGACGTTTGCGATTTACACGTTGGTCGGCTCTGCTCCGATGATGGTCGCTCTCTGGTATTTGCTCTCTATTGCAGATAACTCGACGCTCCTCTCGCTTGCTGTTGCTCTCCAGGGTCTCCCGGAAGGCACTCAGAACGTCCTTCTCGTGTGCTTCCTCTTGGCATTCCTCGTGAAGACTCCGATTTTCCCGTTCCACGGCTGGCAGGCAATCACTTACGCTGAAGCTCCGGCTCCGCTCTCTGCAATCCTCACGGGTGCAATGAGTAAGGCGGGTGTGTTTGGCTTTATCGTCTGGATCCTCCCGATTTTCCCGCTTTCGATGAACGCCGTTTCTTGCATGATGTGGCTTGGCCTCTTCACTGCTGTCTATGGCGCTCTCATGGCTCTCCGCGCAACGGATGGTAAGAAACTCCTTGCCTTCAGTTCCATGGGTCACTTGGGCCTCGCTGTGGCTGGCGTCTTTAGCGTCTCTGAAGCGATGCTCCCGGCTGTGCTCATGTTGCTCGTTGCTCATGGCATTTCGGCTGGCGCCCAGTTCTACCTCATGGGTATTGCAGAACGCATGGCGGGTACGCGTGAACTTGATAAGCTTGGCGGTCTTTCTTCCAAGAATCCGGTCTTCTCGACGCTCTTTGGCTTTGCCGGCGTGATGGCACTTGCAGTTCCTGGTACGGCAGGCTTCGTCGGTGAATTCTCCGTGCTCCTCTCCTTGTGGGATATGGGCCCGCTCCCGGCTCTCGTGGCTGGATTTACCTTGATCCTCTCCGCTGCATACATGCTCCGCTTCATCCAGAAGGTCATCTTCGGGAAGGCTGCTCGTGAATACGAAGAAGGTCGTCGCACAATGCCGCTTGAAGGCGTCAGCATCGGTGTGATGCTTTTGCTCCTCCTCGTGTTCGGTTTCCACCCGGCATATGTGACGAATTCCCTCAATGAAGCTGAATCTACTGAAGACCCGGCTGCAGTTCAGGTGCTGAACAGTGCCGCTCTCAACAATGGCGAAGCTCCGATGACAGCTGAAGAAATCCACCAGTTGGATTCGACTCTCGCTGCCGCCGGTTTCAAGGAGGATGAACGTGCATCTATCATCGCCCAGATGAAGAGCGTTGAAAATCCTGAAGCTGCTGCAAAATCTGAAAATTCTGTGAAGGAGGCTTCCGATGCTAAGTAATCTTGTTTTTCTCTTGCCGGTGATCTTCGTGGTCTTGGGCGGCATGGTGGCTCTCGCTGCTGAACCGTTCTTGCGCGACGAAAACAAGCACAAGGTTCTTCCTTGGGTGGCTGCTTTCTTCATTGCTCTTAGCGTAGCCGCTTTGTACTACGCTAAGACCGAAGCTCTCTTGAACCTTTACGCGATGGACCCGGTTCGCCGCGTGCTTTGCGCTGCAATCCTCCTTTGCGGTTTCCTCGGCATTTCGGGCCTTCAGTGGACTCTTGGCCGTGAACAGTTCAAGGGCGGTGAAGCTTATGGCCTCATGATGCTTGCCACTAGCGGTGCAATGCTCATGACCCAGGCTATCGACTTTGTTGCCTTGTTCATTGCGATGGAACTCACGAGCTTCCCGATTTACGCTCTCGTGGGCATTCGCCGTAAGGACGTGAACGCTAACGAAGGCGTGTTCAAATATTTCGTCTCTGGAGCTGTTTTCAGTGCCATCTTCCTCTACGGTGTTGCATTGATTTACGGTGCAACGGGCTCGACGCATTTCTGCGGTCATGTGCTCGAAGGCCGTATGGCAATCTACAGCATCGGTATGCTCTTTGTGATTGCAGGCCTCCTCTTCAAGGCCGGTGCTGCTCCGCTCCACTTCTGGGTGGCTGACGTCTATACGGGCGCCTCTGTCGCTGTGACGGGCTTTATGGCCGCTGTCGTGAAGGTCGGTGCTCTTGCTGCTCTTGGTACGGTCTGGGTAAGCGTTCTCGTGACGCGCTCCGGTGCCGAAGCTGTGTGGAACCTCGCTGAAAAGGTGACGGTTGCTAATCCGTCCAAGCCGCTCTTCTACGTGGTCTTGGTCGTTGCACTCCTTTCCATGGTGATTGGTGCATTTAGCGGCCTTGCTCAGAAGTCTGTGCGTCGCATCTTGGCATTCTCTGCCGTGATGAACGCTGGCTTTATCGTGATTGGCCTCTTGGTCCCGAATTACCTCGGCAAGGGCGAAATCCAGATGGGCCCGATGTTCTATTTCCTCATCACTTATGCGATTGCCTCTGCGGGCGCCTTGACGGGTATTGCCTACATGTCGGGCAAGGATGATTGCAAGGAAAATCTCGAAGACCTCCAGGGTGCTGGTCGCCGCCGTCCGTTTGTGGCTCTTGGCGTTGCCGTGTGCCTTGCTTCTCTCGCTGGCCTTCCGCCGGTTGCTGGTTTCCTCGCCAAGTTCACGCTGTTCACCGAAGCCTTCAATGCTGATCTCGGCTGGCTTGCCGCTATCGGCTTTGGCCTCTCCTTGGTGGCTGCGGTTTACTACCTCCGCATTGCTTATGTGCTCTTTGCCCCGGCAAAGGACGACAAGTGCTGCGGTGGCGACCATATCTGCTGCAAGGCTAACTACGTATACGTTTACTTGCTCCGCTTTGCTGTTGCCGTGTCTGCTATCGCACTCCTCGTGATTAGCGCTCGCCCGGCACTTGCACTGATCGGATAGTGAAATTTGTCGTTCCCGCCACCGAGCGGAAATCACCTTTTGAAAAACGTCCCGGCTGAAAAAGTCGGGATGTTTTTTTATTGTTTCCTCGGACTTTATCTATATTTTTTGCTGTTGAAAGGAGAGTTAGTATGAATTTGATGAAAAAAATGGCTTTAGTGGCTGCTTGTATGCTTGTGTCTGCCACTTTCGTTGCTTGCAATGATGATACTGCGGTGGCTGCTGATGTTGTTGAACAGTCTTCGTCGAGCGAAGAGTCTGTCGATGATGAACCGTCTTCTTCTAGCGAAATTTCTTCTAGTGAAACGGTGGATGATGGTGATTCCTCCTCTTCAAGCGAAACTGTGGAAAAAGCAGAATCGTCCAGTTCGTCGAAAAAATTGGATTGCGGTCCAATTCCCGATGACGAGGAATTTGTAATGACATATAAGGTGACTTACGATTCCATTGTCGATGCCCGCGACGGTCGTGTTTATAAGACGGTGACTTTTTGGTCTTTATCTCCAGAAATTGGACCATTTAAGTGCGAAGAATTTTCGCAGACATGGATGGCCGAAAATCTGAATTACGCAGATAGCTCTGCCACTCCGAGTTTGTTGGGGAATAACTGGTGCTACGATAATGACGAAGCGAACTGTGATGCTGAAGGTCGCCTTTATACTTGGGCTGCTGCTGTTGATTCTGTGGCTTTAGCGGCAAATGAGGAGAAACCCTTGGATTGTGGCTTTGGCTCAACATGTAATGTCGGAAGTGGTGAAAAAATAGTGCGTGGAATTTGCCCCGAAGGCTGGCATATACCGAATCAGAGTGAATGGGGTTATATTCGTACTAATACTGATGATGTTGTTGGCCCTTTCGGCAAGTCGCTTAAGTCAAAAACGGGATGGGATTGTGATGCCTGTAATGGTACAGATGATTTTGAATTTACGGTACTCCCTATTGGAATGTGGGACTGGAATACATCGAAGTTCAAGGACAGGGGAAAAACGGCGTATTTTTGGTCGGCTCAGGAATATTTCAATTATAGTGCCTATGCAGAGATTTTTAAGTACAATGCGATAGTACCTCATTGGGAATTCATTCAAAAAAGTGCGGGCCTTTCTATCCGTTGTGTGAAAGACGGTGAGGTTTATCGATATGTGGAGAAACCCTCGGATGCGTTCTCTGATTAGTTTTTGCTAATTTTGCGAACGTAGAAAAGAGGAATATTTATGGACAAGATTTATCGTTCTGGTATTGGTTTTGACGTTCACAAGTTGGTGGAAGGCCGCAAGTGCATTATCGGCGGCGTGGACATCCCGTACGAAAAGGGCTTGCTCGGCCACAGCGATGCTGACGTGCTTTTGCATGCGATTAGCGATGCGTTGCTGGGTGCCGCTGGTCTCGGCGACATTGGCACGTACTTCCCGGATACGGACCCTGCTTTCAAGGGCGCCGATAGCTTGGAACTCTTGCGCAAGGTCGGCGAAGAAGTCAAGAAGGCTGGCTACGAAATCATCAATATCGATAGCATTGTGATGTGCGAACGCCCGAAGGTGAACCCGCACAAGGAACAAATGAAGGCAAACATTGCCCGCGTGCTCGGCCTCGACGTAAAGCAGATTGGCATCAAGGGCACGACGACCGAAAAGCTCGGTTTCACGGGTCGCGGCGAAGGTATCGCAAGCCAGGCCGTTGCGATGGTGCGCTCTGTTTAATTGCTTCAAACGTCATTCTGAACGAGCGGAGCGAAGTGAAGAATCCTGTTAAATAAGACTGGATGGGGCGAAGCCCCTACTCTTTGGCTCGGTTATCTATGTTGTTCCCGGTTCAACGCGACCGGGGCTCTCTTGTTTTTAGGGGCTGATTTTACCTAGCTTTTTTCTATATTTTACACCGACTTTAAATACTTTACATTGGTTTTACGGAAAACAATTCACCGCCATGAGCCCGAACTAGCTGAAAGGCAGCGACGATGATCCGGTAGTGGCGCAACATAGGAAAAATACTATATGGCCTGGATGGCTCTTAAAATGTTGGGTTGCTTGGCGCTCCTCATGTTCGGCATGAAGTCGATGAGTGAAGCCTTGCAGAAAATGGCTGGTCCGCAGCTGAGACATGTTCTCGGCACGATGACCACGAACCGTTTTACGGGTATGCTCACCGGTATGTTTGTTACAGCCTCTGTACAGAGTTCGACCGCCACCACGTTGATGACTGTCTCTTTTGTTAATGCGGGGCTTTTGACTCTCATGCAGGCAATTTCGATTATCCTCGGCGCTCACATTGGTACGACGGTTACCGCATGGATCATGAGCCTTGGGTTCTCGTTCAACATCGCAAACTTTGTGTATCCGGCGTTCTTCATCGGCATTATCCTTGTGTACATGAACAAGAAACGCGTTGTGGGCGATTTCCTGTTCGGTGTTGGATTCCTCTTTTTGGGCCTTACGACACTTAAGGAAACTGGCTTTGCTGTGGTGCAGGACCCGGCGGCAAGCGCTTCGATCAGTGCTTTCTTTGCCCGCTTTAGCGATCCGAACTTCTTCAATTCGCTGTTCTTCCTTGTGATGGGTACGGTGCTTACGCTTTGCGTGCAGTCTTCCGCTGCTATCATGGCCATTACGATGATTCTTTGCTCAACCGGCGTTTTGCATATTGACCAGGGCATTATGCTTGTGCTTGGCGAAAACATCGGTACGACGATTACGGCAAACATTGTGGCACTCTCGGCCAATACGCAGGCCCGCCGTGCCGCTCTCGCTCACTTCACGATTAACGTTATCGGTGTGATTTGGGTGGTGATTGTGCTCAAGTGGTTCCTCGGCGCCGTTTGCCATGTGGTCGGCTTTGATCTTGGCATCCGTCCGGGCGACGAAGGCTATGCCGCTAACCTCGCGAAGATTTCCGTGGTGCTCGCCACGTTCCACTCCGCATTCAACGTCTCTAACACGTTCCTCCAGATTTGGTTCATCAAGTACATCGAAAAGTTCGTGTGCCGCGTGATCAAGCCGAAGAATTCCGATGAAGAAGAAGACTCCCGCTTGCACTTCATTAGCTCTGGCTTGATGGGTACGCCTGAACTTTCGCTCCTCGAAGCCCGCAAGGAAATCAGCTTGTTTGCCGTGCGTACGCAGAAGATGTTCCACTTTGTGCCGGACCTTTTGGCCATGAAGAACGAGAACGATTTTGTGAAGCTCTTCGCCCGCATCGAAAAGTACGAAGGCATCAGCGACAACATGGAAATCGAAATTGGCGATTACCTGAACAAGGTGGGCGAGGGCCGCTTGAGCCCGGAAAGTAAGACCGCTTTGCAGTGCATGCTTAAGGAAATTTCTGAAATCGAGAGCATGGGCGACGCTTGCTACAACATGGCTCGTGCTATCAATCGCAAGTTCAGGTGCAAGGGCGAATTTACGCAAGACCAGCTCGAACACATCAAGCATTTGATGCAACTCTGCGACAACGCTATGACGCACATGATCGGCGTTTTGAACGATGTCCCGCAAATCGATGTGAACCGCACGCTGAATTTCGAGAACGAAATCAACGATTACCGCAAGCTCCTCAAGGAAAAGAACGTGGCGGATATTGAATCGCAGAAGTACAGCTACCAGATTGGAGTTCATTACATGGATATCGTGAACGACTGCGAAAAGCTGGGCGACTACATTGTGAACGTGGTCGAAGCCCACGCCAACAGAAGACTCTCTGTGTAATTGCGCTAGGTCCTCACCTTTGTGAGGATGACGAAGATGATTATCATGCCGGCCTTAGTGCCGGCTTTTTCGTTGTCATGTCCGGCCTCGACTGGGCGTCTTCCGTTTGTAAAATCTGTGTAAAGTGCAAATAAAACCTTTGCGAAGTCTTTGCTTTTGCCATTGCATTCCTTCGATGGACTTTTTATCTTGATATTTGCTAAAATCGTATATTTTAGGTATGATATACATTGTAGAAGACGATCTTGAAATCCGCGAAATGGAAGCCTATGCACTTAGGAGCAGTGGCTTTGAAGTTAGTGCATTCGATTGTGCTAAAAAGCTGGATGAAGAGGTCAAAGTCTGCGTTCCGGATTTGTTCATTTTGGACATTATGCTCCCCGGCGAAGACGGTCTTAGCATTTTAAAGCGTCTCCGTGCTCAGGAAAGCACTAGGAACGTCCCGGTCATCATGCTGACGGCCAAGGGCTCCGAGTTGGACAAGGTCAAGGGCCTTGATTTGGGGGCCGATGACTATATTGCAAAACCCTTTGGCATTTTGGAGTTTGTTTCGCGTGTCAAGGCGTTGCTCCGTCGATCGAGTATAAATCTTGAAGCCGAAGAATCGAAAGTTATTTCGCTGGATGGCGTTACGCTCGATGAGGCAAAACACACCGTGGTGGCTGGCGGCGACAATGTGGAATTGACGTACAAGGAATACGAACTTCTGAAATTGCTCTTGTCGCACCCGGGGGTTGTCTATTCAAGGCAACAGATTTTGGAAAAAATCTGGGGTATCGATTTCAAGATGGACACGCGGACCGTCGATATGCACATTAAGACGCTCCGACAAAAACTGGGCGAGCAAGGGTCAATCATTCAAACTATACGTAACGTCGGGTATAAAGCGCAATGAAAGACCGTATACGATACAGCTTGATTTATATGGGTGTCATTGCCGCCCTCTTGGCTGTATTTTTTACGGTGCGAGTCTTCGAAGACGAAATGGCGGACCAGCTCAAGGTCCACTTGCGTGAAAACCTGCGGTTGATCGAAACTGCCTACATTGACGAATCGCTCGAAAGCAAACCGCAAAATTTGGCACGGTTTGCTAGTGCCGACTTGCGAATCACGCTGATTGATTCGACCGGTAAAATCATTTACGATAGCGATGCGAAGGCTGCCGAAATGGAAAACCATTACAATCGCGAAGAAGTTTCCGATGCGATGGAGAAAGGTTTTGGCGAAGATTTGCGGTATTCCTCTACATTGCAGGCCAAGGCGTTTTATTTTGCCAAGCGTTTGAATGATGGCAATGTATTGCGACTCGGGATGCGCCAAGCGAATTTGCAACAGGCGTATTCAAAGACGATGCCGTATCTGATTGCGTTGTTTGCGGCCATTGTCGCCGCTGCAATCTTGATTGCGATTGGGCTTAGCCGTGCGTTTATCAGCCCGCTGAAAAAGCTTGTGGACCAGCTCGGCACGCCTGAATGGATGAATATCGAGAACGTCTATAAGGAAATTGAACCGCTTGTCAATACGATTCGCAAGCAGGATCTTGAACTGCGCTTGACGATTGAACAGCTCTCGAATGAAAAACAAAAAATCTCGCATCTGAAAGATGAATTTACCGCGAACGCATCGCATGAACTGAAAACTCCGCTGACATCGATTTCGGGTTATGCGGAACTGATTGAAAGCGGCATGGCGAAACCCGAAGACGTCAAGATTTTTGCAGGCAAGATTCACAAGGAAGCGAAACGCCTCCAGTCGATTGCCAACGATATCATTACACTTTCCAAGCTCAATGACCGTGAAAGCGAACCTTTGGACCTCAACGAAGAAATCAACCTTTGGAATCTGGCTCAGAGCTGTATCGAAGGCTTGATGCTGAATGCGAACAAGAAAAATATCCAGCTTTCGCTTGACGGCAACCGCAATTCC
The DNA window shown above is from Fibrobacter sp. UWB16 and carries:
- a CDS encoding NADH-quinone oxidoreductase subunit N — encoded protein: MLSNLVFLLPVIFVVLGGMVALAAEPFLRDENKHKVLPWVAAFFIALSVAALYYAKTEALLNLYAMDPVRRVLCAAILLCGFLGISGLQWTLGREQFKGGEAYGLMMLATSGAMLMTQAIDFVALFIAMELTSFPIYALVGIRRKDVNANEGVFKYFVSGAVFSAIFLYGVALIYGATGSTHFCGHVLEGRMAIYSIGMLFVIAGLLFKAGAAPLHFWVADVYTGASVAVTGFMAAVVKVGALAALGTVWVSVLVTRSGAEAVWNLAEKVTVANPSKPLFYVVLVVALLSMVIGAFSGLAQKSVRRILAFSAVMNAGFIVIGLLVPNYLGKGEIQMGPMFYFLITYAIASAGALTGIAYMSGKDDCKENLEDLQGAGRRRPFVALGVAVCLASLAGLPPVAGFLAKFTLFTEAFNADLGWLAAIGFGLSLVAAVYYLRIAYVLFAPAKDDKCCGGDHICCKANYVYVYLLRFAVAVSAIALLVISARPALALIG
- a CDS encoding FISUMP domain-containing protein, whose product is MNLMKKMALVAACMLVSATFVACNDDTAVAADVVEQSSSSEESVDDEPSSSSEISSSETVDDGDSSSSSETVEKAESSSSSKKLDCGPIPDDEEFVMTYKVTYDSIVDARDGRVYKTVTFWSLSPEIGPFKCEEFSQTWMAENLNYADSSATPSLLGNNWCYDNDEANCDAEGRLYTWAAAVDSVALAANEEKPLDCGFGSTCNVGSGEKIVRGICPEGWHIPNQSEWGYIRTNTDDVVGPFGKSLKSKTGWDCDACNGTDDFEFTVLPIGMWDWNTSKFKDRGKTAYFWSAQEYFNYSAYAEIFKYNAIVPHWEFIQKSAGLSIRCVKDGEVYRYVEKPSDAFSD
- the ispF gene encoding 2-C-methyl-D-erythritol 2,4-cyclodiphosphate synthase, encoding MDKIYRSGIGFDVHKLVEGRKCIIGGVDIPYEKGLLGHSDADVLLHAISDALLGAAGLGDIGTYFPDTDPAFKGADSLELLRKVGEEVKKAGYEIINIDSIVMCERPKVNPHKEQMKANIARVLGLDVKQIGIKGTTTEKLGFTGRGEGIASQAVAMVRSV
- a CDS encoding Na/Pi cotransporter family protein, which gives rise to MAWMALKMLGCLALLMFGMKSMSEALQKMAGPQLRHVLGTMTTNRFTGMLTGMFVTASVQSSTATTLMTVSFVNAGLLTLMQAISIILGAHIGTTVTAWIMSLGFSFNIANFVYPAFFIGIILVYMNKKRVVGDFLFGVGFLFLGLTTLKETGFAVVQDPAASASISAFFARFSDPNFFNSLFFLVMGTVLTLCVQSSAAIMAITMILCSTGVLHIDQGIMLVLGENIGTTITANIVALSANTQARRAALAHFTINVIGVIWVVIVLKWFLGAVCHVVGFDLGIRPGDEGYAANLAKISVVLATFHSAFNVSNTFLQIWFIKYIEKFVCRVIKPKNSDEEEDSRLHFISSGLMGTPELSLLEARKEISLFAVRTQKMFHFVPDLLAMKNENDFVKLFARIEKYEGISDNMEIEIGDYLNKVGEGRLSPESKTALQCMLKEISEIESMGDACYNMARAINRKFRCKGEFTQDQLEHIKHLMQLCDNAMTHMIGVLNDVPQIDVNRTLNFENEINDYRKLLKEKNVADIESQKYSYQIGVHYMDIVNDCEKLGDYIVNVVEAHANRRLSV
- a CDS encoding winged helix-turn-helix domain-containing protein, with product MIYIVEDDLEIREMEAYALRSSGFEVSAFDCAKKLDEEVKVCVPDLFILDIMLPGEDGLSILKRLRAQESTRNVPVIMLTAKGSELDKVKGLDLGADDYIAKPFGILEFVSRVKALLRRSSINLEAEESKVISLDGVTLDEAKHTVVAGGDNVELTYKEYELLKLLLSHPGVVYSRQQILEKIWGIDFKMDTRTVDMHIKTLRQKLGEQGSIIQTIRNVGYKAQ
- a CDS encoding ATP-binding protein; amino-acid sequence: MGVIAALLAVFFTVRVFEDEMADQLKVHLRENLRLIETAYIDESLESKPQNLARFASADLRITLIDSTGKIIYDSDAKAAEMENHYNREEVSDAMEKGFGEDLRYSSTLQAKAFYFAKRLNDGNVLRLGMRQANLQQAYSKTMPYLIALFAAIVAAAILIAIGLSRAFISPLKKLVDQLGTPEWMNIENVYKEIEPLVNTIRKQDLELRLTIEQLSNEKQKISHLKDEFTANASHELKTPLTSISGYAELIESGMAKPEDVKIFAGKIHKEAKRLQSIANDIITLSKLNDRESEPLDLNEEINLWNLAQSCIEGLMLNANKKNIQLSLDGNRNSEITGNSKLLFEMIFNLVDNSIRYTEQGGKVVVVVEENAIVVKDTGIGIPEECQSRIFERFYRVDKSRSKETGGTGLGLSIVKHIAEVHHAAIHLKSTVGFGTEVRIDFKSSKTTKVV